Proteins encoded within one genomic window of Episyrphus balteatus chromosome 1, idEpiBalt1.1, whole genome shotgun sequence:
- the LOC129905811 gene encoding guanine nucleotide-binding protein-like 1 isoform X1, which produces MPQNRRKVPFSGKKKRDQIQMKRQMKGTQPRLLKTAYDSYDDDETTEDTEKVQEVNAQPSRGRNKNVNRYNLKFYHETEKELKEMMEELFKPLAKANPKDREVDDSYFKNYDFPIRPEWNYKMSKDILDMNENSYFRKYVESLRKNHIEENDRLSLFELNLETWRQLWRVLEMSDVLLIIADIRYATLMFPPFLYKYIVETLKKHAILVLNKVDLVSPEVIVAWKSYFEKTYPGITVVLFASYPAKTLKGSTKGRMAHKRSIEGVHNIYKECHKITESNVDLSSWEQKILEDMREEFCYEDERYGAHDIVHSEANTSDFDFEKHIMFKDGILTIGCVGFPNVGKSSFINAMKGKKVVSVSRTPGHTKHFQTIFLTNKVRLCDCPGLVFPSSTPKYLQVLLGSYPIAQLKQIYPVKFLAENINLPELLKLTLPEDYDEWSPVAICEAWAAKRGYFTAKAARPDRYRAGNELLRMCLGGQITLEFYPPDFLAERENWLQHPDIEEVKKYQGDKELNEESLSAHSSDKSGDDSDNESSSEDGMNADDDSGSGTTSKQRNNVFALLEDE; this is translated from the exons ATGCCCCAAAATCGACGTAAAGTCCCATTCAGTGGCAAAAAGAAGAGAGATCAAATTCAAATGAAGCGGCAAATGAAag GTACACAACCAAGACTTCTCAAAACCGCATACGATTCGTATGACGACGATGAAACAACTGAGGACACTGAAAAAGTGCAAGAGGTCAATGCCCAACCGTCTCGGGGCCGCAACAAGAATGTCAATCGATACAACTTGAAATTCTATCATGAAACTGAGAAGGAATTGAAAGAAATGATGGAGGAACTCTTTAAACCGCTAGCAAAAGCTAATCCAAAGGATCGAGAAGTTGATGATAGTTATTTCAAGAATTATGACTTTCCCATTCGACCTGAGTGGAATTATAAGATGTCCAAGGATATTCTCGATATGAATGAGAATAGTTACTTTCGG AAATATGTTGAAAGTCTACGCAAAAACCACATTGAAGAAAACGATCGGTTGAGTTTATTCGAATTGAATTTAGAAACTTGGCGGCAATTGTGGCGCGTATTGGAAATGTCTGATGTTCTATTGATTATTGCGGATATAAGATATGCG ACTTTAATGTTTCCTCCATTTTTGTACAAGTACATCGTGGAAACATTGAAGAAACACGCTATTCTTGTATTGAATAAAGTGGACTTAGTTTCTCCTGAAGTAATTGTCGCTTggaagagttattttgagaaaaCTTACCCTGGTATAACGGTGGTATTGTTTGCTTCTTATCCAGCAAAGACTCTTAAAG gtTCGACCAAAGGACGTATGGCCCATAAACGCAGTATTGAGGGTGTTCACAATATCTACAAAGAATGTCACAAAATCACTGAATCAAATGTCGATCTTTCCAGTTGGGAACAAAAAATTCTCGAAGATATGCGAGAAGAATTTTGTTATGAAGACGAACGATACGGCGCACACGATATCGTACATTCTGAAGCAAATACTAGTGATTTCGACTTTGAAAAACATATCATGTTCAAAGATGGCATTTTGACAATCGGTTGTGTTGGTTTCCCAAATGTGGGTAAATCATCATTTATAAATGCAATGAAAGGCAAAAAAGTAGTTAGTGTAAGTCGAACTCCAGGACATACCAAGCATTTTCAAACGATTTTCCTTACGAACAAAGTACGCCTATGTGATTGTCCAGGTTTAGTTTTTCCGTCCTCTACGCCAAAATATCTACAAGTCTTGCTTGGCAGTTATCCCATTGCCCAATTGAAACAAATCTATCCGGTTAAGTTTTTGGCAGAGAATATTAATTTGCCAGAATTACTTAAACTAACACTTCCAGAGGATTATGATGAATGGTCGCCGGTGGCAATTTGTGAAGCTTGGGCTGCCAAACGAGGTTATTTCACAGCTAAAGCAGCTCGGCCTGATCGCTATCGGGCGGGAAATGAATTACTCCGAATGTGCTTAGGTGGGCAGATAACATTGGAATTTTATCCACCGGATTTCTTAGCCGAGAGGG AAAATTGGTTACAACATCCAGATATTgaagaagttaaaaaatatcaagGAGACAAAGAACTGAATGAAGAGTCGTTGAGTGCACATTCCTCGGATAAat CAGGTGACGACAGTGACAATGAGAGTAGCTCTGAAGATGGTATGAACGCCGATGATGATTCTGGTTCAGGAACAACCTCAAAGCAGCGAAACAATGTATTCGCTTTACTGGAAGATGAATAA
- the LOC129905811 gene encoding guanine nucleotide-binding protein-like 1 isoform X2 — MPQNRRKVPFSGKKKRDQIQMKRQMKGTQPRLLKTAYDSYDDDETTEDTEKVQEVNAQPSRGRNKNVNRYNLKFYHETEKELKEMMEELFKPLAKANPKDREVDDSYFKNYDFPIRPEWNYKMSKDILDMNENSYFRKYVESLRKNHIEENDRLSLFELNLETWRQLWRVLEMSDVLLIIADIRYATLMFPPFLYKYIVETLKKHAILVLNKVDLVSPEVIVAWKSYFEKTYPGITVVLFASYPAKTLKGSTKGRMAHKRSIEGVHNIYKECHKITESNVDLSSWEQKILEDMREEFCYEDERYGAHDIVHSEANTSDFDFEKHIMFKDGILTIGCVGFPNVGKSSFINAMKGKKVVSVSRTPGHTKHFQTIFLTNKVRLCDCPGLVFPSSTPKYLQVLLGSYPIAQLKQIYPVKFLAENINLPELLKLTLPEDYDEWSPVAICEAWAAKRGYFTAKAARPDRYRAGNELLRMCLGGQITLEFYPPDFLAERENWLQHPDIEEVKKYQGDKELNEESLSAHSSDKCDDSDNESSSEDGMNADDDSGSGTTSKQRNNVFALLEDE; from the exons ATGCCCCAAAATCGACGTAAAGTCCCATTCAGTGGCAAAAAGAAGAGAGATCAAATTCAAATGAAGCGGCAAATGAAag GTACACAACCAAGACTTCTCAAAACCGCATACGATTCGTATGACGACGATGAAACAACTGAGGACACTGAAAAAGTGCAAGAGGTCAATGCCCAACCGTCTCGGGGCCGCAACAAGAATGTCAATCGATACAACTTGAAATTCTATCATGAAACTGAGAAGGAATTGAAAGAAATGATGGAGGAACTCTTTAAACCGCTAGCAAAAGCTAATCCAAAGGATCGAGAAGTTGATGATAGTTATTTCAAGAATTATGACTTTCCCATTCGACCTGAGTGGAATTATAAGATGTCCAAGGATATTCTCGATATGAATGAGAATAGTTACTTTCGG AAATATGTTGAAAGTCTACGCAAAAACCACATTGAAGAAAACGATCGGTTGAGTTTATTCGAATTGAATTTAGAAACTTGGCGGCAATTGTGGCGCGTATTGGAAATGTCTGATGTTCTATTGATTATTGCGGATATAAGATATGCG ACTTTAATGTTTCCTCCATTTTTGTACAAGTACATCGTGGAAACATTGAAGAAACACGCTATTCTTGTATTGAATAAAGTGGACTTAGTTTCTCCTGAAGTAATTGTCGCTTggaagagttattttgagaaaaCTTACCCTGGTATAACGGTGGTATTGTTTGCTTCTTATCCAGCAAAGACTCTTAAAG gtTCGACCAAAGGACGTATGGCCCATAAACGCAGTATTGAGGGTGTTCACAATATCTACAAAGAATGTCACAAAATCACTGAATCAAATGTCGATCTTTCCAGTTGGGAACAAAAAATTCTCGAAGATATGCGAGAAGAATTTTGTTATGAAGACGAACGATACGGCGCACACGATATCGTACATTCTGAAGCAAATACTAGTGATTTCGACTTTGAAAAACATATCATGTTCAAAGATGGCATTTTGACAATCGGTTGTGTTGGTTTCCCAAATGTGGGTAAATCATCATTTATAAATGCAATGAAAGGCAAAAAAGTAGTTAGTGTAAGTCGAACTCCAGGACATACCAAGCATTTTCAAACGATTTTCCTTACGAACAAAGTACGCCTATGTGATTGTCCAGGTTTAGTTTTTCCGTCCTCTACGCCAAAATATCTACAAGTCTTGCTTGGCAGTTATCCCATTGCCCAATTGAAACAAATCTATCCGGTTAAGTTTTTGGCAGAGAATATTAATTTGCCAGAATTACTTAAACTAACACTTCCAGAGGATTATGATGAATGGTCGCCGGTGGCAATTTGTGAAGCTTGGGCTGCCAAACGAGGTTATTTCACAGCTAAAGCAGCTCGGCCTGATCGCTATCGGGCGGGAAATGAATTACTCCGAATGTGCTTAGGTGGGCAGATAACATTGGAATTTTATCCACCGGATTTCTTAGCCGAGAGGG AAAATTGGTTACAACATCCAGATATTgaagaagttaaaaaatatcaagGAGACAAAGAACTGAATGAAGAGTCGTTGAGTGCACATTCCTCGGATAAat GTGACGACAGTGACAATGAGAGTAGCTCTGAAGATGGTATGAACGCCGATGATGATTCTGGTTCAGGAACAACCTCAAAGCAGCGAAACAATGTATTCGCTTTACTGGAAGATGAATAA
- the LOC129905817 gene encoding rRNA-processing protein UTP23 homolog translates to MKINRFKKSQKILSFFTTNFQYHEPYQVLIDATFCQAALQNKVIIEEQLKKYFQSELKLLTTQCVILEAESLGGPLTGATMIVKRFYVHKCGHEGKPISASECIKSMTKSSRYIVATQDRTLQQKLRKVPGRALLYLHKATPVLEGPSDASKKYVNKHKNDLPENIEKRIDNLKKTAGIPSADDDTSKVKKKKGPKNPNPLSCKKKKPRANAETKESLNKVTPTINKPKRKRIKIASHVKEVLKKNIKS, encoded by the exons atgaaaataaacagATTCAAAAAGTCGCAAaagattttatcttttttcacaACAAATTTCCAGTATCACGAACCATATCAAGTTTTAATTGATGCAACATTTTGTCAAGCTGCTCTACAG AACAAAGTAATAATAGAAGAACAACTAAAGAAATACTTTCAATCTGAATTAAAACTTCTTACAACACAATGTGTTATTTTGGAAGCTGAAAGTCTTGGTGGTCCTTTGACTGGCGCCACAATGATTGTAAAGAGATTCTATGTGCATAAATGCGGACACGAAGGGAAACCTATTTCAGCATCTGAATGCATTAAATCAATG ACAAAATCAAGTCGTTACATTGTTGCTACACAAGATAGAACTTTGCaacaaaaattgagaaaagtTCCCGGCCGAGCATTGTTATATCTTCATAAAGCTACACCTGTGTTGGAAGGTCCTTCAGATGCATCgaaaaaatatgtcaataaGCATAAGAATGATTTGccagaaaatattgaaaaacggATCGATAATTTGAAGAAAACAGCTGGAATTCCATCTGCTGATGATGATACAagcaaagtgaaaaaaaagaaaggtcCTAAAAATCCAAACCCATTATcgtgtaaaaagaaaaaaccccGAGCAAATGCAGAGACAAAAGAATCTTTAAATAAAGTTACACCCACTATCAATAAACCAAAACGAAAAAGAATAAAGATTGCTAGTCATGTAAAAGaggttttaaaaaagaatattaaaagttaa